A genomic region of Candidatus Dormiibacterota bacterium contains the following coding sequences:
- a CDS encoding class F sortase — protein sequence MLSARHGSLGRLTAALMAATVLAACGNVQASEGQPVPRPSPMAAISSQPGAQPAVAPSADQLLVQAPLVDPSVDLRAGPVDVPVELRIPSLRITAPVLGVGINAKNVMDTPTGSANDPVWRKVFWYRGGGIPGDATTATIAGHVDDVLGRPAVFAHLKDLKPGDRIVIHDTGTDLDVEFVVTATVVYTLKQTVDHTVLSRIYGSGPADGQGPQPSPDGLAHLTLITCTGHWVSGWGTFDHRLAVYAESLPLPLTPGPPNGRA from the coding sequence ATGCTGTCCGCACGCCACGGCTCGCTCGGTCGACTCACCGCCGCGCTGATGGCGGCAACCGTCCTGGCTGCTTGCGGAAATGTCCAGGCGAGCGAGGGCCAGCCGGTTCCCCGCCCATCTCCAATGGCGGCGATCTCTTCGCAACCGGGCGCGCAGCCTGCCGTCGCCCCCTCCGCCGATCAACTCCTTGTCCAGGCGCCCTTGGTCGATCCCAGCGTCGATCTCCGGGCGGGGCCAGTGGACGTGCCCGTCGAGCTGCGGATTCCGTCACTGCGGATCACCGCCCCCGTGCTTGGTGTAGGGATCAACGCCAAGAACGTGATGGACACGCCGACAGGTTCGGCGAACGATCCCGTTTGGCGCAAGGTCTTCTGGTATCGGGGTGGCGGCATCCCGGGCGACGCGACCACGGCGACGATCGCCGGTCATGTCGATGACGTTCTTGGCCGGCCCGCCGTCTTCGCGCACCTCAAAGACCTGAAGCCGGGCGACCGAATTGTCATCCACGATACGGGGACCGACCTCGACGTCGAGTTCGTGGTGACCGCCACCGTCGTCTACACGCTCAAGCAGACCGTCGACCACACCGTGCTCTCGCGGATCTACGGGTCCGGACCTGCCGATGGGCAGGGGCCGCAGCCGTCGCCTGACGGCCTCGCCCACCTGACGCTGATAACGTGCACCGGGCACTGGGTCAGCGGATGGGGCACGTTCGATCACCGTCTGGCCGTCTACGCGGAGAGCCTTCCGTTGCCGCTCACACCTGGTCCACCGAATGGGAGGGCGTAA
- a CDS encoding lytic transglycosylase domain-containing protein — MRRRPGIRLTAPILAIALSACGAAAQGAAPPARPSASHLAVITASSPVATPRPHVVVVDAAYVADELGTVEQAIRNPATPPGDYTSLGQRQQIAYHRLAAHPEWVPAVLNAVPPSVRSAIQDNLSAAQQIGDLNGTSSALPHWRIIAPPGPDVLLGYYNEAQQASGVAWQYLAAINLIETNMGRIQGLSSAGAQGPMQFMPATWASYGRGDVNNPRDAILAAGRYLHTHGAPQNMTRAIYAYNPSMLYVRAVQLYAQQMFANERAFLGYYNWDVYVPTSNGNVLLPEGFSG; from the coding sequence ATGAGACGCCGTCCCGGAATCCGACTGACCGCTCCCATTCTGGCGATCGCGCTGAGCGCATGCGGTGCGGCCGCCCAGGGCGCGGCACCGCCGGCACGCCCGTCCGCGTCGCATCTTGCCGTGATCACGGCGAGCTCACCGGTGGCGACGCCCAGACCACACGTCGTTGTCGTCGATGCGGCCTACGTCGCCGACGAGCTGGGTACCGTCGAGCAGGCCATTCGCAATCCCGCGACGCCGCCAGGGGACTACACGAGTTTGGGGCAGCGCCAGCAGATCGCCTACCATCGGCTCGCCGCCCACCCCGAGTGGGTGCCGGCCGTGCTCAACGCGGTGCCGCCATCGGTTCGCTCAGCCATCCAGGACAACCTGAGCGCCGCCCAGCAGATTGGTGACCTGAACGGCACGAGCAGTGCTCTGCCGCACTGGCGGATCATCGCGCCGCCGGGGCCCGACGTGCTGCTCGGCTACTACAACGAGGCGCAACAGGCCTCTGGCGTGGCATGGCAGTATCTCGCCGCCATCAATCTGATTGAGACCAACATGGGCCGCATCCAGGGATTGAGCTCGGCCGGCGCGCAGGGCCCGATGCAGTTCATGCCGGCGACCTGGGCCAGCTACGGCCGGGGCGACGTCAACAATCCCCGCGACGCGATCCTCGCGGCCGGTCGCTACCTCCACACACACGGGGCGCCCCAGAACATGACCCGCGCCATCTACGCGTACAACCCGAGCATGCTGTACGTGCGAGCGGTCCAGTTGTACGCGCAGCAGATGTTTGCCAACGAGCGGGCCTTCCTCGGCTACTACAACTGGGACGTCTATGTGCCGACCAGCAACGGTAACGTCCTCTTGCCGGAAGGCTTTAGCGGCTAA
- a CDS encoding dienelactone hydrolase family protein, whose amino-acid sequence MCTAPGDDDGPRAAAAVKEEERTLSAGDGAALREFAALPDAGFRPGAVLIIHDIWGYTDFYKDLARRITGHGHAAALVDFFGRQGDLPASMRTPERTGIKSEAMARAVQRAQQLPDERFLADMQTAVDDLHARGAAEVACWGFCMGGRLAYVAAARVGGLAGAVAYYGHLQAEPGRLSPLQLAGEIRIPVLGIFGGADPGIPADQVSAFQAALTTDKEVVTYPAAPHGFLRYGATEHKAAIDDALQRTFRFFGRVLAGPGSGR is encoded by the coding sequence ATGTGCACGGCGCCGGGAGACGATGACGGTCCGCGTGCCGCGGCCGCGGTCAAAGAGGAGGAGCGAACGTTATCCGCCGGCGATGGCGCGGCGTTGCGAGAATTCGCGGCCTTGCCGGACGCCGGTTTCCGGCCCGGCGCAGTGCTCATCATCCACGACATCTGGGGTTACACCGACTTCTACAAAGACCTTGCCCGGCGCATCACCGGGCACGGCCACGCTGCGGCGCTCGTCGATTTCTTCGGGCGTCAGGGCGATTTGCCGGCGTCGATGCGGACACCGGAGCGGACCGGCATCAAGTCGGAAGCGATGGCCCGCGCGGTGCAGCGTGCTCAGCAGCTCCCCGACGAGCGTTTTCTGGCCGACATGCAGACCGCCGTCGATGATCTGCATGCGCGTGGCGCCGCCGAGGTGGCGTGCTGGGGATTCTGCATGGGCGGCCGTCTCGCCTATGTTGCGGCGGCGCGGGTCGGTGGGTTAGCCGGCGCCGTCGCCTATTACGGGCATCTTCAAGCCGAGCCAGGCCGTCTCTCGCCGCTGCAGCTCGCCGGTGAGATCCGCATTCCGGTGCTGGGCATTTTCGGCGGCGCCGACCCCGGCATCCCCGCCGACCAGGTCTCGGCGTTTCAGGCGGCGCTGACGACCGACAAAGAGGTCGTCACCTATCCCGCTGCGCCGCATGGATTCCTTCGGTATGGGGCGACCGAGCACAAGGCGGCGATCGACGATGCGCTGCAACGCACCTTCCGGTTCTTTGGGCGGGTTCTCGCTGGGCCGGGTTCGGGACGTTAG
- a CDS encoding alpha/beta family hydrolase, with protein MPPRATNVPAIYLAHGASGDATSMRPYVKALQARKLTASAIDLPKSKAERAVPVFIQKVPAGAIAGGHSYGGRVASMAAVEVRYVALILLSYPLHRPGHPEDLRTEHWPKIDCPVLLLSGESDPFARVDLLRSSVRLLRKVELVTFPGVGHGLLPVIDTAMDRVAEFVRGLRS; from the coding sequence GTGCCGCCACGAGCAACCAACGTTCCCGCCATTTACCTCGCCCACGGCGCGTCGGGTGACGCGACGAGCATGCGCCCCTACGTCAAAGCGTTGCAGGCGCGCAAGCTGACGGCGAGCGCGATCGACTTGCCCAAATCCAAAGCCGAGCGGGCCGTTCCCGTGTTCATCCAGAAAGTCCCGGCGGGCGCGATCGCGGGCGGTCATTCCTACGGTGGTCGCGTGGCCAGCATGGCCGCGGTCGAGGTGCGCTATGTAGCGTTGATCCTCCTCAGCTACCCGCTCCACCGGCCGGGCCATCCCGAGGACCTGCGCACCGAGCACTGGCCGAAGATCGATTGCCCGGTGCTGCTGTTGTCAGGCGAGTCCGATCCATTCGCTCGGGTTGACCTGCTGCGCTCGTCGGTCCGGCTGTTGCGGAAGGTGGAGCTCGTGACGTTTCCGGGCGTGGGTCATGGTCTGCTGCCGGTGATCGATACCGCCATGGATCGGGTCGCGGAATTCGTTCGCGGACTCAGATCTTAG
- a CDS encoding tetratricopeptide repeat protein, with amino-acid sequence MTPEIERLLESGRLAETEGNVREALVRFEAAVKLAGNEALPRLRLGTLCHRIRDYARARAALDEATRLDPDNAEVAFRLGLTCDALGDREQARAAFARAMMLAPSAWQTWFLIGRDHRQLGHAEVARLAYLRALEAGPDEPELLFELGTLLWEMDMRDEGFALLERAALACPVDPGFTLQLGLAEMARENLMAAHRLLTTAKHLDPAERRIDLALQDLALRRKTLRKRKPKLRRAA; translated from the coding sequence ATGACCCCTGAAATCGAGCGCCTGCTCGAGAGCGGCAGACTCGCGGAGACGGAAGGGAACGTCCGCGAGGCGCTCGTCCGCTTCGAAGCCGCCGTCAAACTAGCCGGGAACGAGGCGCTTCCCCGGCTGCGGCTGGGAACGCTCTGCCACCGAATCCGGGATTATGCCCGGGCTCGTGCGGCGCTGGATGAGGCCACTCGCCTTGACCCGGACAATGCGGAGGTGGCCTTCCGCCTGGGCCTGACTTGCGATGCGCTGGGGGATCGGGAGCAGGCCAGGGCCGCATTCGCGCGTGCCATGATGCTCGCGCCCAGTGCCTGGCAAACCTGGTTTCTGATCGGCCGGGACCACCGCCAGTTGGGCCACGCCGAGGTGGCACGCCTGGCGTACCTCCGCGCCCTGGAAGCGGGGCCCGATGAGCCCGAGCTCCTCTTCGAGCTCGGCACGCTGCTCTGGGAGATGGATATGCGCGACGAGGGCTTCGCCTTGCTGGAGCGCGCGGCGCTGGCCTGCCCGGTCGACCCCGGGTTCACCTTGCAGCTCGGCCTGGCGGAGATGGCGCGCGAGAACCTGATGGCGGCGCACCGATTGCTGACGACCGCGAAGCATCTCGATCCCGCGGAGCGGCGCATCGACCTCGCCCTGCAGGACCTCGCGCTTCGAAGGAAGACACTCCGCAAACGCAAACCCAAACTCAGGCGCGCCGCCTAG
- a CDS encoding prenyltransferase/squalene oxidase repeat-containing protein, which yields MKGRLTALAIAALATLASAMPISAFTPQSTAASQALAWLHTLQGTDGTVAGNASRTEETVWGLIANNLAVADLSTSGKTPIDSLRTHIADEEKSAGNIGTLLLAVSAAGLDPTTFAGRNLLQDLQCTYNPSTGAYNGQLFNDALAVLALPAGAATAKAKQFLASRQQADGGWEFQAGYGSDTNTSALVLMALVSADGLDATTRDKALAYFKLHQKPSGGFEYSAPFSPPGDSDPNSDAAVIEALLATGQDPTSAAWSIGDKNAVTDLLTFQYPNGGLGFTRPGPSASGTADAFSTTQALPALTSKYLPVKKTNGVMPSTCPAVPITTPTPTPSTTQLATTGAPPDPTPLLPMVAGLAIVALGWRLRRRAR from the coding sequence ATGAAAGGACGACTCACGGCGCTGGCTATCGCCGCGCTCGCGACGCTCGCATCGGCTATGCCGATTTCCGCCTTCACCCCGCAGTCGACCGCGGCATCCCAAGCCCTTGCATGGCTGCACACCTTGCAAGGAACCGACGGAACCGTGGCCGGCAACGCCTCGCGGACGGAGGAGACCGTCTGGGGCTTGATCGCCAACAACCTGGCCGTCGCCGACTTGTCCACGTCGGGAAAAACGCCGATCGATTCTCTGCGCACACACATCGCTGACGAAGAGAAGAGTGCGGGAAACATCGGTACCCTTCTCCTGGCGGTTTCGGCTGCCGGCCTCGATCCCACGACGTTCGCGGGACGGAACCTGCTGCAGGACCTGCAATGCACCTATAACCCATCGACGGGTGCATACAACGGGCAACTCTTCAACGACGCCCTCGCCGTCCTCGCCCTGCCGGCCGGCGCCGCGACAGCGAAAGCGAAGCAGTTCCTCGCGAGTCGACAGCAGGCGGACGGGGGCTGGGAGTTCCAGGCCGGCTACGGCTCCGATACCAACACCAGCGCACTCGTCCTGATGGCACTCGTGTCAGCTGACGGCCTGGACGCCACGACAAGAGACAAGGCGCTCGCGTACTTCAAGCTCCACCAGAAACCCAGCGGAGGATTTGAGTATTCGGCGCCCTTTTCCCCGCCGGGAGATTCGGATCCCAACTCGGATGCGGCAGTCATCGAGGCGTTGCTGGCAACTGGCCAGGATCCCACGTCGGCCGCCTGGTCCATCGGCGACAAGAATGCGGTCACCGATCTCCTGACCTTCCAGTACCCGAACGGTGGACTTGGTTTCACGCGTCCCGGCCCGTCGGCCAGCGGCACAGCTGACGCCTTCTCGACCACGCAAGCCCTGCCGGCCCTCACATCGAAGTACCTCCCGGTGAAAAAGACCAACGGGGTCATGCCATCGACATGTCCGGCGGTACCGATCACGACACCGACCCCGACCCCGTCGACAACGCAACTGGCCACGACGGGCGCTCCGCCAGATCCCACACCGCTGCTGCCGATGGTGGCTGGACTCGCCATCGTGGCGCTCGGCTGGAGACTGCGCCGACGCGCTCGCTGA
- a CDS encoding energy-coupling factor transporter transmembrane component T, translating to MIRHPFAWGVWAIAVLAAAFIDRNPYLQVLLLLVVVNVFLPYRARRRVRTWKFAVALALVPVVFSVALSRFGQHALFTLPAIPIIGGRWTFDAVAFGASTGLALVLTVAVFAVVQSTVRSADLVAILPRPLYRAGTTVALALAFAPKTLTAFQSIRESRQLRGRRTGWRSAPALLLPLLLTTLERALQYGESLDARGFGSGRRSRYRPLQWTPGDLLVLLASLAAIVAIAVLPGVSYNPYQELVPSVPDPDQLLAVGLLAVPAVTASLSRVDHAPHHA from the coding sequence GTGATCCGCCACCCGTTCGCCTGGGGCGTATGGGCGATCGCGGTCCTTGCCGCCGCATTCATCGACCGCAATCCGTACCTGCAGGTGCTGCTGTTGCTGGTCGTAGTGAACGTCTTTCTGCCCTACCGTGCACGTCGCCGCGTCCGGACCTGGAAGTTCGCGGTGGCACTGGCGTTGGTGCCCGTCGTCTTCAGCGTCGCGCTCAGCCGTTTCGGCCAGCACGCGCTCTTTACGCTGCCGGCGATCCCGATCATCGGCGGACGCTGGACCTTCGATGCCGTCGCGTTTGGCGCCTCGACCGGCCTGGCCCTCGTGCTGACGGTCGCCGTCTTCGCCGTCGTGCAAAGCACCGTGCGAAGCGCCGACCTCGTCGCGATCCTTCCCCGCCCGCTGTACCGGGCAGGCACGACCGTCGCCCTCGCCCTCGCCTTCGCACCAAAAACGCTGACCGCGTTTCAATCGATCCGCGAGTCGCGCCAGCTGCGCGGGCGGCGAACCGGCTGGCGATCGGCGCCCGCGTTGCTGCTGCCGCTCCTGCTCACGACCCTCGAGCGCGCGCTGCAGTATGGCGAGTCGCTCGACGCGCGCGGTTTCGGCAGCGGCCGCAGGTCCCGATACCGCCCGCTCCAATGGACACCCGGGGACCTGCTGGTCCTGCTCGCCTCGCTCGCGGCGATCGTCGCCATCGCGGTGTTGCCGGGCGTTTCGTATAACCCGTACCAGGAGCTGGTGCCGAGCGTTCCGGACCCGGATCAGCTGCTGGCTGTCGGCCTGCTCGCCGTGCCCGCCGTCACCGCCAGCCTTTCGCGAGTGGACCATGCCCCTCATCACGCTTGA